In Sulfuricella sp., the sequence CCTGGAATACAACAATTTTGTTCCGGCTGACCCGTTCAAGACCCCGGAGCATATTGCACCGGTCTGGTACTTCACGCCCTTCTACGCCATCCTGCGCGCTGTGCCGCCGCTGTTCGGCTCCCAGTTCCCCGGTGTGGTTGCCATGGGCGTGGCGGTAATGATCCTGTTCTTCCTGCCTTGGCTGGACAGGGGCAATGTCAAATCCATCCGCTATCGCGGCACGGTTTACAAGGTTGCGCTGGCCCTGTTCGTCTTCAGTTTTATTGGCCTGGGCGTGCTCGGCGTGCTGCCATCCACCCCGCTCTACACCATCTTTTCCCAGATTCTGAGCCTGGTGTACTTCGCCTTCTTCTTCCTGATGCCTTGGTATACCAAGATTGACAAGACCAAGCCCGTTCCTGAACGGGTGACGGGTTAATGAGTACGCATAGAATGGGGTTCGTTAACATGAATACGATCAAGAAACTATTGCTGCTGGTGCTGGCAGCACCCGCGGTGGCCATGGCAAGCAGTGGCGTTCACCTCGACAAGGCGCCTTATGATTTGAACGATAAGGCATCGTTGCAGCGTGGGGCGAAGACTTTCGTCAACTACTGCCTCAACTGCCACAGTGCTTCCTACATGCGCTATAACCGCCTGAAGGATATCGGTCTGACCGATGACCAGATCAAGGAAAACCTGCTCTTTGCAGCTGAGAAAGTAGGGGAGCCCATGGATGTGGCGATGAGCAAGAAAGACGCAAAAGTGTTTTTTGGCGCCACACCGCCGGATTTGACTGTGATTGCCCGCTCGCGCGGCGCCGACTGGCTCTATACCTATCTGCGCGGTTTCTACCGTGACGATACCCGCCCAACCGGCTGGAATAACACGGTATTCGACAAGGTCGGCATGCCTCACGTGCTGTATGGCATGCAGGGCGAGCAGGTAATGCATGTGGAAAAACAGGGTGAGCATGAAACCAGTCATCTGGTGATGGCCAAGGCCGGCACCATGACTACGCCGGAATATGATGCGGCCACGGCTGACCTGGTCAACTACCTGGTATATATGGGTGAGCCCGCACAGCAGACGCGCATGCGTCTGGGTGTAATCGTGCTTCTGTTCCTCGGTATATTCTTTGTTGTCGCCTACTACCTGAAAAAGGAATTCTGGAAAGATATTCACTAATCATTCCAGAGCAGCATGAAAATTTGTGCGCCGGTGTGCCTGAAAAGCGCTACCGGCGCCATGTCTTTTAAAGCCATAAACTATTAATTCTCCAGAGGTAGCATAAACCTATGATGACCCTCTACTCAGGAACCACCTGCCCCTTCAGTCAGCGCTGCCGCATTGTGCTGTTCGAGAAGGGCATGGATTTCCAGATAATTGACGTTGACCTGCAAAACATGCCAGAAGATCTGGCAGTCATGAACCCCTACAATCAGGTGCCGGTTCTGGTTGAGCGCGATCTGATCCTGCATGAATCGAATATCATTAACGAATATATTGATGAACGCTTTCCGCACCCGCAACTGATGCCCGCCGACCCGGTGATGCGCGCCCGTGCCCGTCTGTTTCTGTACCGCTTTGAGCAGGAACTGTTTGCTCACTTGGGTGCTGTCGTGAACGGCACGCCAAAAGTTGCAGAAAAGGCGCGTGCCACGATTCGTGACAACCTGACCCAGCTGGCGCCGATTTTTGCCAAACAGAAATATATGCTGGGCGAAGAATTCTCCATGCTGGACGTGGCGATTGCTCCGTTGCTGTGGCGCCTCGAGTTTTATGGCATCGAGTTGCCAAAACAAGCGGCTCCAATACTGAAGTACGCTGAAAGGATTTTCTCGCGCCCAGCGTACATTGAAGCAATGACTCCATCTGAAAAGGCCATGCGCAAGTAATTCATGGCTGAACAGGACATCTCGACCAAGCCCTACCTCATCCGCGCCATTTACGAATGGTGTTCGGATAGTGGCTTGACGCCCTATCTGGCTGTTGTCGTGGACGAAAACTGTCGCGTACCGATGGAATTCGTCAAGGAAGGCGAGATCGTGCTCAACATCAGCGCCAGTGCCACACCCAATCTCCTCATCGACAACGAATGGGTGGGTTTCTCCGGGCGTTTCGGAGGCGTGGCACGGGAAATTTCCGTCCCAATCAGTGCCGTTATCGGCATATATTCCAAGGAAAACGGCCAGGGACTCTTTTTTGGCCGCGATGAGGCGCCACCGGATAGCCCCCAAGCCGAGCCCGGGACAGAGCCTCAACCAGAAGCCCCGACCCCAAAGCGTGGCAAGCCTTCATTGAAGGTGGTGAAATAATAAAAACGGATCATTGGGTTTGCTCGGCAAGCCAAGCTCACTTATAATCCACCCCCATTGCCGGATTAGCTCAGTTGGCAGAGCAGCGCACTTGTAATGCGAAGGTCGTCAGTTCGATTCCGACATCCGGCACCAAACAAAAAGGGTTAAGCATTTCTGCTTAACCCTTTTTACATTTGCGGAGCGGTTAACTCAGGTCAGCGGGCGCTTAACTTAGCCAGCGCTTCATCGGCGCTCTGTTCATAACGGGCGCGTTCTTTCATGGCCGCTTTCTCCAGCGCCTGGTTGATTTCCGGATACTTCAGCGCGAGGATGCGCGCGGCCAGCATGGCGGCGTTCTTGCTGCCGTCCACGGCCACGGTGG encodes:
- a CDS encoding cytochrome c1 → MNTIKKLLLLVLAAPAVAMASSGVHLDKAPYDLNDKASLQRGAKTFVNYCLNCHSASYMRYNRLKDIGLTDDQIKENLLFAAEKVGEPMDVAMSKKDAKVFFGATPPDLTVIARSRGADWLYTYLRGFYRDDTRPTGWNNTVFDKVGMPHVLYGMQGEQVMHVEKQGEHETSHLVMAKAGTMTTPEYDAATADLVNYLVYMGEPAQQTRMRLGVIVLLFLGIFFVVAYYLKKEFWKDIH
- a CDS encoding glutathione S-transferase N-terminal domain-containing protein, with the translated sequence MMTLYSGTTCPFSQRCRIVLFEKGMDFQIIDVDLQNMPEDLAVMNPYNQVPVLVERDLILHESNIINEYIDERFPHPQLMPADPVMRARARLFLYRFEQELFAHLGAVVNGTPKVAEKARATIRDNLTQLAPIFAKQKYMLGEEFSMLDVAIAPLLWRLEFYGIELPKQAAPILKYAERIFSRPAYIEAMTPSEKAMRK
- a CDS encoding ClpXP protease specificity-enhancing factor, yielding MAEQDISTKPYLIRAIYEWCSDSGLTPYLAVVVDENCRVPMEFVKEGEIVLNISASATPNLLIDNEWVGFSGRFGGVAREISVPISAVIGIYSKENGQGLFFGRDEAPPDSPQAEPGTEPQPEAPTPKRGKPSLKVVK